Proteins encoded in a region of the Macaca mulatta isolate MMU2019108-1 chromosome X, T2T-MMU8v2.0, whole genome shotgun sequence genome:
- the MAGEA4 gene encoding melanoma-associated antigen 4 yields the protein MSLEQKSQHCKPEEGVEAQEEALGLVGAQAPATEEKEAAASSSSPLVPGTLEEVPAAGSTGPPQSPQGASALPSTVNFTCWRQPNEGSSSQEEEGPSTSPDPESLFREALSKKVDELVHFLLLKYRAKELVTKAEMLERVIKNYKHCFPVIFGKASESLKMIFGIDVKEVDPTSNTYTLVTCLGLSYDGLLGGNHIFPKTGLLIIVLGTIAMEGDSASEEEIWEELSVMDVYDGREHSVYGEPRKLLTQEWVQENYLEYRKVPGSDPARYEFLWGPRALAETSYVKVLEHVVRVNARVRISYPSLREAALREEEEGV from the coding sequence ATGTCTCTTGAGCAGAAGAGTCAGCACTGCAAGCCTGAGGAAGGCGTTGAGGCCCAAGAAGAGGCCCTGGGCCTAGTGGGTGCGCAGGCTCCTGCTACTGAGGAGAAGGAggctgctgcctcctcctcctctcctctggtCCCTGGCACCCTGGAGGAAGTGCCTGCTGCTGGGTCAACAGGTCCTCCCCAGAGTCCTCAGGGAGCCTCCGCCTTACCCTCTACCGTCAACTTCACTTGCTGGAGGCAACCCAATGAGGGTTCCAGCAGCCAAGAAGAGGAGGGGCCAAGCACCTCTCCTGACCCAGAGTCCTTGTTCCGAGAAGCACTCAGTAAGAAGGTGGATGAGTTGGTTCATTTTCTGCTCCTCAAGTATCGAGCCAAGGAGCTGGTCACAAAGGCAGAAATGCTGGAGAGAGTCATCAAAAATTACAAGCACTGCTTTCCTGTGATCTTCGGCAAAGCCTCTGAGTCCCTGAAGATGATCTTTGGCATTGATGTGAAGGAAGTGGACCCCACCAGCAACACCTACACCCTtgtcacctgcctgggcctctcctACGATGGCCTGCTGGGTGGTAATCATATCTTTCCCAAGACAGGCCTCTTGATAATCGTCCTGGGCACTATCGCAATGGAGGGCGACTCTGCATCTGAGGAGGAAATCTGGGAGGAGCTGAGTGTGATGGATGTGTATGATGGGAGGGAGCACAGTGTCTATGGGGAGCCCAGGAAACTGCTCACCCAAGAGTGGGTGCAGGAGAACTACCTGGAGTACCGGAAGGTACCCGGCAGTGATCCTGCACGCTACGAGTTCCTGTGGGGTCCAAGGGCCCTGGCTGAAACCAGCTATGTGAAGGTCCTGGAGCATGTGGTCAGGGTCAATGCAAGAGTTCGCATTTCCTACCCATCCCTTCGTGAAGCAGCtttgagagaggaggaagagggagtcTGA